One window from the genome of Daphnia pulex isolate KAP4 chromosome 9, ASM2113471v1 encodes:
- the LOC124203012 gene encoding uncharacterized protein LOC124203012 isoform X2, producing MWGMTAALSPSSITTRRIATSTFWLSGQDQQQHCVDSSLTTSDPVQCLKLLRELNGQVSAYHQLATSLGTSSGDGQNLRGRLKRTRRRARQLASIVRRLILTLDNNVGGESSGRLWCLLYCCLYVLALEMQRTLQLQCTFALYPAAGFINTGLVVVQQQQMKPANKQQQKKQKKKKPKASNNNRTNNRRLQNHMESSCLVDDDDDVPLADLLSLERAEINQLQQEIEELEGALQELRTNYNVVEIESYLTMTDPLERLGCDSASSAVCQQHNRSIINNQTTTTSTTTTTCYYYNSNDSGGASGGYCNVADDSIGSLSSSSSYHEEEEEEEEEDSSSVVNQRRCLCVVMAIVIIVFILATILGASL from the exons ATGTGGg GAATGACTGCTGCCCTATCGCCATCGTCCATCACCACTAGGAGGATCGCCACGTCTACATTTTGGTTATCCGGCCAGGATCAGCAACAACATTGTGTCGATTCGTCACTGACAACATCCGATCCCGTTCAATGTCTCAag ttgctTAGGGAACTCAATGGCCAGGTATCGGCCTATCATCAATTGGCCACGTCTTTGGGCACATCCAGTGGAGACGGCCAAAATCTTCGCGGCCGACTGAAACGCACCAGGCGACGAGCTCGTCAGCTGGCCAGTATCGTTCGACGGTTAATCCTCac gTTGGATAATAATGTGGGTGGTGAGTCGTCTGGCCGGCTGTGGTGTCTCCTCTACTGCTGCCTTTACGTCCTGG CACTGGAAATGCAGAGGACGTTGCAATTGCAGTGCACGTTCGCCCTTTATCCGGCTGCGGGATTCATCAACACTGGGCTGGTGGTtgtccagcaacagcaaatgaAACCGGCCAACAagcagcaacaaaagaaacaaaagaagaagaagccgaaagccagcaacaacaatcggACCAACAATCGTCGGTTGCAAAATCACATGGAGTCGAGTTGTTTGgtcgacgatgacgacgacgtcccACTGGCGGATCTCTTGAGCCTGGAAAGGGCCGAAATCAATCAACTCCAACA ggaaattgagGAACTGGAAGGAGCGCTGCAAGAATTGCGTACCAACTACAACGTAGTGGAGATTGAATCTTATCTGACGATGACAGATCCACTGGAACGACTGGGCTGTGATTCGGCCTCATCGGCCGTGTGCCAACAACACAATAGATCGATCATCAACAaccagacaacaacaacatcaacgacgacgacgacctgCTATTATTACAACAGCAACGACAGTGGCGGCGCTAGTGGCGGCTATTGCAATGTCGCCGACGATTCGATCGGTTCATTGTCCTCGTCTTCTTCCTACcacgaagaggaggaagaggaggaggaggaggattccAGTAGTGTAGTTAATCAACGTCGCTGCCTTTGTGTTGTCATGGCAATCGTCATCATCGTCTTCATTTTGGCCACCATTCTCGGTGCTTCTCTTTAA
- the LOC124203012 gene encoding uncharacterized protein LOC124203012 isoform X1, producing the protein MDVCVWVESRLRAREQLLLADVGSDAEQQDPSCRHFLMEWMNFPPHTSRMTAALSPSSITTRRIATSTFWLSGQDQQQHCVDSSLTTSDPVQCLKLLRELNGQVSAYHQLATSLGTSSGDGQNLRGRLKRTRRRARQLASIVRRLILTLDNNVGGESSGRLWCLLYCCLYVLALEMQRTLQLQCTFALYPAAGFINTGLVVVQQQQMKPANKQQQKKQKKKKPKASNNNRTNNRRLQNHMESSCLVDDDDDVPLADLLSLERAEINQLQQEIEELEGALQELRTNYNVVEIESYLTMTDPLERLGCDSASSAVCQQHNRSIINNQTTTTSTTTTTCYYYNSNDSGGASGGYCNVADDSIGSLSSSSSYHEEEEEEEEEDSSSVVNQRRCLCVVMAIVIIVFILATILGASL; encoded by the exons atggatgtgtgtgtgtgggtcgaGTCGCGGCTGCGCGCGCGGGAGCAGCTCCTCCTGGCAGATGTGGg ATCTGATGCTGAGCAGCAGGATCCCAGTTGTCGTCACTTTTTGATGGAATGGATGAACTTTCCTCCTCACACGTCCA GAATGACTGCTGCCCTATCGCCATCGTCCATCACCACTAGGAGGATCGCCACGTCTACATTTTGGTTATCCGGCCAGGATCAGCAACAACATTGTGTCGATTCGTCACTGACAACATCCGATCCCGTTCAATGTCTCAag ttgctTAGGGAACTCAATGGCCAGGTATCGGCCTATCATCAATTGGCCACGTCTTTGGGCACATCCAGTGGAGACGGCCAAAATCTTCGCGGCCGACTGAAACGCACCAGGCGACGAGCTCGTCAGCTGGCCAGTATCGTTCGACGGTTAATCCTCac gTTGGATAATAATGTGGGTGGTGAGTCGTCTGGCCGGCTGTGGTGTCTCCTCTACTGCTGCCTTTACGTCCTGG CACTGGAAATGCAGAGGACGTTGCAATTGCAGTGCACGTTCGCCCTTTATCCGGCTGCGGGATTCATCAACACTGGGCTGGTGGTtgtccagcaacagcaaatgaAACCGGCCAACAagcagcaacaaaagaaacaaaagaagaagaagccgaaagccagcaacaacaatcggACCAACAATCGTCGGTTGCAAAATCACATGGAGTCGAGTTGTTTGgtcgacgatgacgacgacgtcccACTGGCGGATCTCTTGAGCCTGGAAAGGGCCGAAATCAATCAACTCCAACA ggaaattgagGAACTGGAAGGAGCGCTGCAAGAATTGCGTACCAACTACAACGTAGTGGAGATTGAATCTTATCTGACGATGACAGATCCACTGGAACGACTGGGCTGTGATTCGGCCTCATCGGCCGTGTGCCAACAACACAATAGATCGATCATCAACAaccagacaacaacaacatcaacgacgacgacgacctgCTATTATTACAACAGCAACGACAGTGGCGGCGCTAGTGGCGGCTATTGCAATGTCGCCGACGATTCGATCGGTTCATTGTCCTCGTCTTCTTCCTACcacgaagaggaggaagaggaggaggaggaggattccAGTAGTGTAGTTAATCAACGTCGCTGCCTTTGTGTTGTCATGGCAATCGTCATCATCGTCTTCATTTTGGCCACCATTCTCGGTGCTTCTCTTTAA
- the LOC124203011 gene encoding armadillo repeat-containing protein 8-like, translating to MTKLIHSIMDVESCNSYVDNLYDVDSAKCLDAVIYIKNMIIGSNKAKNMIIQQGITPRLIQLLDDPIGGDDLKLEVIAVIGSLARGDENHIKSLTAAGVIPFLLNNVCASTNPQVIEFALRALQQLFQNEATKTDLLFADSRLVPQLLKLMPLSVCNQISVTSIFTNACKTSEHQAILCANGAVPALAALLNSPVGDVQLATLDAIASLCYQNQRVSALLTVSSFGGKSVTDHLVTLMARDRPVAMQLVAARCLTYLHRAGAICADDGKILYKTLPCLVRMCRKENRRTEKALGAETLAYLIEVDTELQRVASISDHLIQNLSLFLAKTRDNSSVQQLGVESIDEDAPASAKEVQNLKQAALRAFASLGANDEDIRKRIIETDQLMDHVVTGLTECGDHRVQLAAVRCLHSLSRSVQQLRTTFQDHSVWKPLMKLLQNADEDILAVASSTLCNLLLEFSPSKEPILESGAVELLCNLTRREDSALRLNGIWALMNMAFQAEQKIKIQILSSLGTDQVFRLLSDHEVGVVMKTLGLLRNLLSTKPHIDLIMAQHGRQIMQAVILILEGEHSPDVKEQALCILANIADGETAKEFIMSNEDVLRKLTNYMSHSNVKLQTAATFCIGNLAWNEDNGCLERQARLRELGVYRILQQLLCTNDATLFEKVKAALQQFS from the exons ATGACTAAACtaattcattcaatcatg GACGTTGAGAGCTGTAACTCGTACGTTGACAACCTTTACGATGTAGACAGTGCAAAATGCCTAGATGCTGtcat ATACATCAAAAACATGATTATCGGTTCCAACAAGGCCAAGAATATGATCATTCAACAGGGTATTACTCCAAGATTGATTCAGTTACTCGACGATCCTATTGGTGGTGATGATCTCAAATTGGAGG TGATAGCAGTGATTGGATCCCTTGCACGAGGAGATGAAAACCACATTAAATCCCTAACAGCAGCGGGAGTTATTCCTTTCCTACTAAACA ATGTCTGCGCATCAACAAATCCTCAAGTTATTGAATTTGCCCTCAGAGCCCTGCAACAGTTATTTCAGAACGAAGCGACAAAGACTGACCTCCTGTTTGCAGATTCAAGATTGGTGCCCCAGCTGTTGAAACTCATGCCACTGTCAGTTTGCAACCAAATATCTGTCACTTCCATCTTTACCAATGCCTGCAAG ACGTCTGAACACCAAGCGATTCTCTGCGCCAACGGAGCCGTTCCAGCCCTGGCCGCTTTGCTCAATTCTCCTGTAGGCGATGTTCAGTTAGCCACTTTGGACGCTATCGCTTCCCTGTGCTATCAGAACCAACGCGTTTCGGCCCTTCTGACTGTCTCCAGCTTCGGCGGCAAATCCGTGACGGACCACTTGGTGACTTTGATGGCCCGTGACAGGCCGGTGGCCATGCAGCTTGTAGCAGCCCGCTGTCTGACCTATCTACATCGAGCTGGAGCGATCTGTGCTGACGATGGCAAGATCTTGTACAAGACATTGCCTTGTCTGGTGCGGATGTGCCGGAAAGAGAACAGGCGAACGGAAAAGGCTCTTGGTGCGGAAACACTGGCCTATCTGATAGAAGTTGACACGGAACTGCAAAGAGTGGCCTCCATTTCCGACCACCTCATTCAAAATCTTTCGCTATTTTTGGCTAAAACTCGAGATAACTCGTCGGTGCAGCAACTTGGAGTCGAGTCGATTGACGAAGACGCTCCTGCCAGCGCCAAAGAAGTTCAAAATCTGAAACAAGCCGCTCTCCGG GCATTTGCATCGTTGGGCGCCAATGACGAAGACATCCGTAAAAGGATCATTGAGACGGACCAGTTGATGGATCACGTGGTGACGGGATTGACGGAATGTGGGGATCACAGAGTCCAGTTGGCTGCCGTCCGGTGCCTTCATTCTCTGTCTCGATCTGTCCAGCAACTACGAACAACTTTTCAA GATCATTCAGTGTGGAAGCCGCTGATGAAGTTATTGCAGAATGCGGACGAAGACATTTTGGCCGTGGCGTCGTCGACGCTGTGCAATTTGCTGTTGGAATTCTCGCCGTCCAAGGAGCCCATCCTCGAGTCTGGTGCCGTGGAACTTTTATGCAATTTGACGCGTAGAGAAGATTCCGCTCTGAGACTCAACGGCATTTGGGCCCTGATG aaCATGGCGTTCCAGGCCGAGCAGAAAATCAAGATTCAAATCTTGTCGTCGCTGGGCACGGACCAAGTCTTCCGGCTCCTCTCTGACCACGAAGTTGGCGTCGTCATGAAAACGCTTGGCTTATTGAGGAATTTGTTATCGACAAAGCCGCATATTGATTTGATTATGGCCCAGCACGGTCGTCAGATCATGCAGGCCGTCATTCTGATATTGGAGGGCGAGCACAGCCCCGACGTCAAGGAACAGGCCCTGTGCATTCTGGCCAATATCGCTGACGGTGAAACGGCCAAGGAATTCATCATGTCCAATGAGGACGTCCTGCGCAAACTCACCAATTACATG TCGCATTCGAATGTCAAACTGCAGACGGCCGCCACGTTTTGCATCGGCAATTTGGCGTGGAACGAAGACAACGGCTGCCTCGAACGTCAGGCGCGTCTGAGGGAATTGGGCGTTTATCGAATTTTGCAGCAACTCCTCTGCACCAACGACGCCACACTCTTCGAAAA GGTCAAAGCGGCACTGCAGCAGTTCTCCTAA